The Leptolyngbya sp. CCY15150 genome contains a region encoding:
- a CDS encoding cation:proton antiporter encodes MDAPFEITIQMVMTIIAGISAQVVADYLKVPSIVFLLLFGIVLGADGIGLLHPQVLGTGLEVIVALSVAVILFEGGLSLQLKELGKVSGSLQNLVTIGTLITLIGGGMAAHWLGEFPWSLAFLYAALVVVTGPTVVAPLLKQVKVDRQIATLLEGEAVLIDPVGAILAVVVLDVILNGDADFLSVVNGLILRLGIGVVIGMIGGWLLGFILKRANFLSEELRSLVVLAGLWGLFGLAQTIRSEAGLMATVVAGIVLRASSVPEERLIRRFKGQLTILAVSVLFILLAADLSIASIFALGRGAVFTVAVLMFVVRPLTVWTCTWTSTLNWRQKLFISWVAPKGIVSASVASLFAILLTERGISGGDAIKALVFLTIISTVLLQGLTARWVAKLLRVNSTEVTGAIIVGCNPISRLIARLFQERGETVVLIDTDQEACREAERENLTVFARSALDTDVLEEAGLSTAGTFLAMTNNGEVNSVLAQRAAEEFQPPRVLAVVPGDGKTSNADPQPNKAGKANKSPNPTTNKTRVQTAFMDFMPFKTWNRYVDDDAVKLGETTLREPGLLFQQAHLRALTRSGELVPLLLDRQNQLQVIPASEEFQAGDRIIYLLHDPRPKLLKRLSGGTSPSRLAIEKLPAVEEIPMPIAPPEQESSPPADSLETPTTPGAGSASSPSTPDPAEEESAAESVATPTDPSTSSE; translated from the coding sequence ATGGACGCACCCTTTGAGATCACGATACAGATGGTGATGACGATCATCGCCGGCATCAGCGCCCAAGTGGTTGCTGATTATCTCAAGGTTCCTAGTATTGTCTTCCTGCTGCTGTTTGGCATTGTGCTGGGTGCAGACGGTATTGGGTTGCTGCATCCTCAAGTCTTGGGGACAGGGCTGGAGGTCATCGTGGCCCTCTCTGTTGCTGTCATTCTTTTTGAAGGTGGCTTAAGCCTGCAGCTTAAAGAGTTGGGCAAGGTGTCGGGCAGCCTTCAAAATTTGGTCACGATTGGTACCTTAATTACCCTCATTGGTGGAGGTATGGCCGCCCACTGGCTGGGGGAATTTCCTTGGTCGTTGGCCTTTTTATATGCCGCGTTGGTGGTGGTGACGGGCCCCACAGTGGTCGCACCTTTGCTCAAGCAAGTGAAGGTCGATCGCCAGATTGCCACCCTGCTGGAAGGGGAGGCCGTGTTGATTGACCCCGTGGGAGCTATCCTCGCGGTGGTGGTCTTAGATGTCATCCTCAATGGTGACGCAGATTTTCTCTCGGTTGTGAATGGGTTGATTCTGCGCCTAGGCATTGGCGTGGTCATCGGCATGATCGGGGGATGGCTGCTGGGCTTCATTTTGAAGCGGGCAAATTTTTTATCCGAAGAACTCCGAAGCCTAGTTGTCCTTGCCGGCTTGTGGGGCCTGTTTGGCCTCGCCCAAACCATTCGCAGTGAGGCTGGACTGATGGCCACGGTGGTGGCGGGTATTGTCCTGCGGGCTTCCTCGGTGCCAGAAGAACGGCTGATTCGTCGCTTTAAGGGGCAGCTCACGATCCTAGCGGTATCCGTGCTCTTCATCCTCCTGGCAGCAGATTTGTCCATTGCCAGTATTTTTGCCCTAGGTCGCGGAGCGGTCTTCACGGTAGCTGTGCTGATGTTTGTGGTGCGGCCGCTCACGGTGTGGACGTGTACCTGGACAAGCACGCTCAACTGGCGGCAAAAGCTATTTATTTCCTGGGTAGCTCCCAAGGGCATTGTCTCGGCGTCGGTTGCCTCTTTGTTTGCCATCCTGTTGACCGAGCGGGGGATTAGTGGTGGAGATGCGATCAAAGCTCTGGTGTTCCTGACCATTATTTCCACGGTGTTGCTGCAGGGGCTGACAGCCCGCTGGGTGGCCAAACTTCTGCGGGTGAATTCAACCGAGGTGACGGGTGCCATTATTGTGGGCTGTAATCCCATCAGTCGCCTGATCGCTCGGCTGTTTCAGGAGCGGGGCGAAACCGTCGTGCTGATTGACACCGATCAGGAGGCTTGTCGAGAGGCTGAGCGGGAAAACCTCACGGTCTTTGCCAGAAGTGCCCTCGATACGGATGTGTTGGAAGAAGCCGGACTATCCACGGCGGGCACGTTCTTAGCGATGACTAATAATGGTGAGGTGAACTCTGTCTTGGCTCAGCGGGCAGCAGAAGAGTTTCAGCCCCCGCGAGTGTTAGCGGTGGTTCCTGGTGATGGCAAGACCAGCAATGCCGATCCTCAACCGAATAAAGCTGGCAAGGCGAATAAATCTCCTAACCCTACGACGAACAAAACTAGGGTTCAGACTGCGTTCATGGACTTCATGCCGTTCAAAACCTGGAACCGCTATGTGGATGATGATGCGGTGAAACTAGGGGAAACGACGTTGCGAGAACCGGGGTTGCTCTTTCAGCAAGCTCACCTGCGAGCGCTGACCCGGTCGGGTGAGTTGGTACCGCTGCTGCTGGATCGGCAAAATCAGCTTCAGGTGATCCCCGCTTCGGAGGAGTTTCAAGCGGGCGATCGCATCATTTATCTTTTGCATGATCCCCGCCCTAAACTCTTGAAGCGGTTATCGGGGGGCACGAGTCCATCACGGCTGGCCATTGAGAAGCTGCCAGCCGTGGAGGAAATTCCCATGCCCATCGCGCCTCCTGAACAGGAAAGTAGCCCGCCCGCCGATAGCCTTGAGACGCCGACAACGCCTGGGGCAGGTTCAGCATCTAGCCCATCTACCCCGGATCCAGCGGAGGAGGAATCTGCAGCAGAATCGGTGGCGACGCCTACCGACCCTAGTACTTCCTCTGAGTGA
- a CDS encoding FHA domain-containing protein gives MPSEPHQNHLLIIEDNKGRREFTLDSPVYSIGRDPKCDIRLVSQFVSRRHATLVQLPNDDGSFYYRIVDGNLKGKPSANGLLINGRKVQAHDLEDEDKVIFGPQVYALYYSLKRDAVSTVPPDEFDITLISPNMVDGDDDDDDDSDEPDTDLRII, from the coding sequence ATGCCTTCAGAACCTCACCAAAATCACCTACTGATCATAGAAGACAATAAAGGACGGCGAGAGTTCACTTTGGATAGTCCGGTGTATTCGATTGGTCGTGATCCTAAGTGTGATATTCGGTTAGTCTCTCAATTTGTCTCGCGCCGCCACGCCACCCTCGTGCAGTTGCCGAACGATGATGGCAGTTTTTACTATCGAATTGTTGATGGCAATCTTAAGGGTAAACCCAGCGCCAATGGGCTGTTGATCAACGGCCGCAAAGTTCAGGCCCATGACCTTGAAGACGAAGATAAGGTGATCTTTGGCCCACAGGTCTACGCTCTTTATTACTCTCTCAAGCGGGATGCGGTTTCCACCGTGCCACCCGATGAATTTGACATCACCCTGATCAGCCCCAACATGGTGGATGGGGATGACGATGATGATGATGACTCGGATGAACCGGATACGGATCTAAGAATCATATGA
- a CDS encoding heavy metal translocating P-type ATPase, with the protein MQTAPNSAPASKTLLTDQPRTLVLDVGGMKCAGCVRAVEHQLQQCDGVVSATVNLVTETALVECDGAVVEQTLATQLTEAGFPSYVRQAADSGPSVASPDTTESDRSSWQLAIATLLLLLSTLGHLDHLGFPSIPGLSSIGFHGGLATLALLGPGRPILVDGWRGLRRWMPNMNTLVGLGTVTAYSTSVLALLLPQLGWECFFDEPVMLVGFIVLGRTLEQRARQRAAKAFRALLALRPTVARLVVDRSDLERSLTADHQEIPAEQVQVGQWLQVLPGDKLPVDGEVILGQTTVDESMLTGEAMPVVKRPGDRVVAGSFNQSGAIAIQATRIGKDTTLAQIIQLVETAQTRKAPIQRLADTVAGYFTYGIMAIASLTFLFWYGLGTRLWPMVLQGSDHMMQHGLAAMITPTAASPLLLSLKLAIAVLVIACPCALGLATPTALLVGSGMGAERGLLLRGGDVLEKVHQLTTLVFDKTGTLTTGHPTVTDCLPQTTEITAEYLLQIAATVEAGTRHPLAVAICEAADAQALSRLTVQDVQTYPGSGVVARFGDQVVRLGTADWLSQEQVAIAPATQQLADQLARQGKTIVYVALDQTTVGLIAIADELRSDARATLDRLRQMGLTVMMITGDRALSAQVMAEQLALEPHQVLAGVRPDAKADAIAQLQAKGQRVAMVGDGINDAPSLAQADVGISLHSGTEVAIETADIILMRDRLMDVVESIRLSQATFNTIRQNLGWALAYNLIGIPLAMGVLLPGFGILLSPPTAGALMAFSSITVVSNSLLLYRHSTIDKP; encoded by the coding sequence ATGCAAACGGCTCCCAATTCTGCTCCGGCATCTAAGACCTTACTAACCGATCAGCCCCGCACCCTTGTGTTGGATGTTGGCGGCATGAAATGTGCAGGCTGCGTGCGTGCGGTGGAACACCAGCTCCAGCAGTGCGACGGAGTTGTGAGCGCCACGGTGAACTTGGTCACCGAAACAGCATTGGTGGAATGTGATGGAGCCGTTGTGGAGCAGACCCTGGCTACGCAGCTCACCGAGGCGGGCTTTCCCAGCTATGTGCGCCAAGCTGCTGACTCTGGCCCATCGGTGGCATCTCCTGACACCACCGAGAGCGATCGCTCCTCCTGGCAATTGGCGATCGCCACGCTCTTACTGCTGCTGTCTACCCTAGGGCACCTTGATCATCTAGGGTTTCCCAGCATACCGGGACTCAGCAGCATCGGCTTTCACGGGGGATTAGCGACCTTAGCCCTGCTCGGCCCTGGACGACCGATCTTGGTGGACGGATGGCGAGGACTGCGGCGATGGATGCCCAACATGAATACCCTGGTGGGCTTGGGCACGGTCACCGCCTACAGCACCAGTGTGCTGGCCCTCCTGCTGCCCCAACTGGGCTGGGAATGCTTTTTTGATGAGCCCGTCATGCTGGTGGGCTTTATTGTCCTGGGACGAACCTTAGAACAGCGAGCAAGGCAACGGGCAGCTAAGGCCTTTCGTGCCCTATTGGCCCTGCGTCCGACGGTCGCAAGGCTAGTGGTCGATCGCTCCGACCTAGAGCGATCGCTCACCGCTGACCACCAGGAGATCCCCGCTGAGCAGGTGCAGGTTGGGCAATGGCTGCAGGTGCTGCCGGGAGACAAGCTGCCAGTGGATGGCGAGGTGATTCTAGGGCAAACCACAGTGGATGAGTCTATGCTCACCGGCGAGGCAATGCCGGTGGTCAAGCGTCCGGGGGATCGGGTTGTAGCCGGGAGTTTCAACCAATCAGGAGCGATCGCCATTCAGGCCACCCGCATTGGCAAAGACACCACCCTGGCGCAGATTATTCAGCTCGTTGAAACCGCTCAAACCCGTAAAGCGCCAATCCAGCGCCTGGCCGATACGGTGGCGGGCTACTTCACCTACGGCATCATGGCGATCGCTAGCCTGACCTTCCTCTTTTGGTATGGCTTGGGCACCCGCCTCTGGCCCATGGTCTTACAGGGTTCAGACCATATGATGCAGCATGGGCTCGCTGCCATGATCACCCCCACCGCCGCTTCCCCCCTCTTACTGAGCCTCAAACTGGCGATCGCAGTCTTGGTGATTGCCTGCCCCTGCGCCCTAGGTCTGGCCACCCCCACGGCTCTGCTCGTGGGATCGGGGATGGGGGCAGAGCGCGGCTTGTTATTGCGAGGTGGCGATGTGCTGGAAAAGGTGCATCAGCTCACCACCCTGGTGTTTGATAAAACCGGCACCTTGACCACCGGGCATCCCACCGTCACCGACTGCCTCCCCCAAACCACCGAGATCACCGCTGAGTATCTGCTGCAGATCGCTGCCACTGTAGAAGCAGGCACCCGTCATCCCCTAGCTGTGGCGATCTGCGAGGCGGCCGATGCCCAAGCGCTATCGCGATTGACCGTTCAAGACGTGCAAACCTACCCCGGCTCCGGCGTGGTGGCTCGTTTCGGCGATCAGGTCGTGCGCCTAGGCACTGCGGACTGGTTGAGCCAAGAACAAGTGGCGATCGCCCCTGCCACCCAGCAACTGGCCGATCAGCTTGCCCGTCAAGGTAAAACCATCGTGTACGTTGCCCTAGACCAGACCACCGTGGGTCTCATTGCCATCGCTGACGAACTACGGAGCGATGCGCGGGCCACCCTAGATCGGCTGCGGCAGATGGGCCTCACCGTCATGATGATCACCGGCGATCGCGCCCTTTCAGCCCAAGTCATGGCTGAGCAACTGGCCCTAGAACCCCACCAGGTTCTCGCCGGTGTCCGCCCCGATGCCAAAGCCGACGCGATCGCCCAGCTACAGGCCAAGGGACAACGAGTCGCCATGGTTGGAGATGGCATCAACGACGCACCTTCCCTGGCCCAAGCCGACGTTGGCATCTCCCTCCATTCAGGAACCGAGGTGGCGATCGAAACCGCCGATATTATCCTCATGCGCGATCGCCTCATGGACGTCGTCGAGTCCATTCGCCTTAGCCAAGCCACCTTCAACACCATTCGCCAAAACCTAGGTTGGGCGTTAGCCTATAATCTAATCGGCATCCCCTTGGCAATGGGAGTGTTGCTACCAGGGTTCGGCATTCTACTCAGTCCACCTACGGCTGGAGCCCTCATGGCCTTCAGTTCCATTACGGTGGTGTCCAATTCCCTTCTGCTGTATCGCCATTCCACGATAGACAAGCCATAA
- the hisA gene encoding 1-(5-phosphoribosyl)-5-[(5-phosphoribosylamino)methylideneamino]imidazole-4-carboxamide isomerase: MDIIPAIDLLNGQCVRLYQGDYSQSEVFDEHPVAVAQSWVEQGATRLHLVDLDGAKAGHPVNQKAIAAILKAVDVPVQVGGGLRDRQSVEQLLDLGVQQVIVGTIAVEQPDRVAQLCQDLPQRIIVGIDARNGKVATRGWLETSEIDAIDLVTRMSAAGASAIIYTDIHRDGTLQGPNCDALREVAIASPVPVIASGGISHTRDLLSLLGLESLGVTGVIVGRALYTGALSLPEAIRAVGSGRWQDVPPDLGSSALA; encoded by the coding sequence ATGGATATTATCCCAGCTATTGACCTGCTGAATGGACAATGTGTGCGCCTCTACCAGGGCGACTATAGCCAGTCAGAAGTGTTTGATGAACATCCGGTCGCCGTTGCCCAATCCTGGGTTGAGCAAGGGGCTACCCGTCTCCATTTAGTTGATCTAGATGGGGCCAAGGCCGGCCATCCGGTGAATCAAAAAGCGATCGCTGCCATCCTCAAGGCAGTAGATGTCCCGGTGCAGGTGGGCGGTGGACTCCGCGATCGCCAAAGTGTAGAACAGCTCCTAGATTTGGGCGTTCAGCAGGTGATTGTGGGCACCATCGCCGTTGAGCAGCCAGATAGGGTTGCCCAGCTTTGCCAAGACCTGCCCCAGCGCATCATCGTGGGGATTGACGCCCGCAATGGCAAGGTGGCTACCCGAGGCTGGCTAGAAACTTCAGAAATTGACGCGATTGATCTGGTAACCCGCATGTCTGCTGCGGGGGCCAGTGCCATTATCTATACGGATATTCATCGAGATGGCACACTGCAAGGCCCGAACTGTGACGCCCTGCGAGAGGTGGCGATCGCTAGTCCTGTGCCGGTGATTGCCTCCGGAGGCATTAGCCACACTCGTGATTTGCTCAGCCTGCTGGGGCTAGAGTCCCTAGGGGTCACGGGTGTCATTGTCGGACGCGCTTTGTATACCGGTGCGCTGTCCCTGCCCGAGGCGATCCGCGCTGTGGGTTCCGGTCGCTGGCAAGATGTGCCCCCCGATCTAGGATCATCTGCCCTGGCCTGA